From Coffea arabica cultivar ET-39 chromosome 9c, Coffea Arabica ET-39 HiFi, whole genome shotgun sequence, one genomic window encodes:
- the LOC113708274 gene encoding uncharacterized mitochondrial protein AtMg00810-like, protein MSNQHSCMGIWRSRYFIEQPPGYIKVGNENKVFRLKKALNGLKQAPRAWYSRIETYFLKVGFIKCPYEHTMFVKIEDGGKLLIVCLYVDDLIFIGNCDTMFGEFKKSVMNEFEMSDLGWMHYFLGIEVMQSDDGIFLSQKKYVGEILNRFQMKDCNSVSTPSECGVKLHKDHNGKKVDSTLYKQIVGSLIYLTATRPDVMYSVSLISRYMENPTELHLLATKRILRYLQGTRNLGIYYKKGEKSNLVGYTDSDYAGDQDDGRSTSGYVFMLGIGAICWSSKKQPIVTLSSTEAEFVAATACACQAIWMRRILEELRFKQYGATIILCDNSSTIKLSKNPVVHGRSKHIDVKLFFFFFFGDLCKDGTVDLMHCKNDDQVADIFTNVLKRESFVKLRGLLGLCNLGSVKVVN, encoded by the coding sequence ATGTCAAATCAACATTCTTGCATGGGTATTTGGAGGAGCAGGTATTTTATTGAGCAACCCCCTGGCTATATTAAAGTTGGAAATGAGAATAAAGTTTTTAGACTGAAAAAGGCCCTTAATGGATTAAAGCAAGCTCCGAGGGCTTGGTATAGTCGAATTGAGACTTATTTTCTTAAGGTTGGCTTTATAAAATGTCCTTATGAGCATACAATGTTTGTTAAGATTGAAGATGGGGGGAAACTTCTCATAGTCTGCTTGTATGTTGATGACCTTATATTTATTGGAAATTGTGATACCATGTTTGGTGAATTCAAGAAGTCCGTGatgaatgaatttgaaatgTCTGATCTTGGTTGGATGCATTATTTTCTTGGCATAGAAGTAATGCAATCAGATGATGgaatttttctctctcaaaaGAAATATGTGGGAGAAATTTTGAACAGATTTCAGATGAAGGATTGTAATTCTGTAAGTACTCCATCGGAATGTGGCGTGAAGCTACATAAAGATCATAATGGGAAGAAGGTTGATAGCACACTTTACAAGCAAATTGTAGGTAGTTTAATATATCTTACTGCAACAAGACCAGATGTAATGTATTCTGTGAGTTTAATCAGCAGATATATGGAAAATCCCACGGAGTTGCATTTGTTAGCCACCAAGAGAATCCTTCGTTATTTGCAAGGAACTCGAAACCTAGGGATATATTACAAGAAGGGTGAAAAATCTAACTTGGTGGGTTATACTGACAGCGATTATGCAGGAGATCAAGATGATGGAAGGAGCACTTCTGGCTATGTTTTTATGCTTGGAATAGGTGCAATATGCTGGTCGTCAAAGAAGCAACCAATTGTCACTTTATCCAGTACAGAAGCTGAATTTGTTGCAGCTACGGCTTGTGCTTGCCAAGCCATATGGATGAGAAGAATACTTGAGGAGTTGCGGTTCAAACAATATGGAGCTACTATAATACTATGTGATAACAGCTCTACAATCAAGTTGTCAAAGAATCCAGTAGTACACGGAAGAAGCAAGCACATTGATgtgaagcttttttttttttttttttttggagatctTTGCAAAGATGGAACTGTTGATTTGATGCATTGCAAGAATGATGATCAAGTTGCTGATATATTCACCAATGTGCTCAAAAGGGAATCATTTGTGAAGCTCAGAGGATTACTAGGTCTCTGCAACCTAGGTTCAGTCAAGGTTGTAAACTGA